The Oncorhynchus kisutch isolate 150728-3 linkage group LG14, Okis_V2, whole genome shotgun sequence genomic sequence TTATAGCTCGTCGTGTGGGGTCTGTCTTATAGCTCGTCGTGTGGGGTCTGTCTTATAGCTCGTCGTGTGGGGTCTAGTCTGTCTTATAGCTCGTCGTGTGGGGTCTGTCTTATAGCTCGTCGTGTGGGGTCTAGTCTGTCTTATAGCTCGTCGTGTGGGGTCTGTCTTATAGCTCGTCGTGTGGGGTCTGTCTTATAGCTCGTCGTGTGGGGTCTGTCTTATAGCTCGTCGTGTGGGGTCTAGTCTGTCTTATAGCTCGTCGTGTGGGGTCTAGTCTGTCTTATAGCTCGTCGTGTGGGGTCTCATCTCTCTTATAGCTCGTCGTGTGGGGTCTCATCTCTCTTATAGATCATCATGTGGGGTCTCATCTCTCTTATAGCTCGTCGTGTGGGGTCTCATCTCTCTTATAGCTCGTCGTGTGGGGTCTAGTCTGTCTTATAGCTCGTCGTGTGGGGTCTAGTCTGTCTTATAGCTCGTCGCGTGGGGTCTAGTCTGTCTTATAGCTCGTCGTGTGGGGTCTGTCTTATAGCTCGTCGTGTGGGGTCTAGTCTGTCTTATAGCTCGTCGTGTGGGGTCTGTCTTATAGCTCGTCGTGTGGGGTCTAGTCTGTCTTATAGCTCGTCGTGTGGGGTCTAGTCTGTCTTATAGCTCGTCGCGTGGGGTCTAGTCTGTCTTATAGCTCGTCGTGTGGGGTCTGTCTTATAGCTCATCGTGTGGGGTCTAGTCTGTCTTATAGCTCGTCATGTGGGGTCTAGTCTGTCTTATAGCTCGTCGTGTGGTGTCTCGTCGGCCTTCAGTTTGAACTCCTCCTCAGTGATCTTTCCGTCTCCATTACGGTCCTGGTTGGAGAACATGTTCTCGATGATGAGATTTGCGTTAAACCCAGGGGCAAGGCGACCTTTACCCTCGTTCACCTGACGCAGGATATAGTCTGAGAActggagagaaggatagagggggggggggggggggggggggagaggggtggagaggggggggagagaggggagagagggagaattgtGAATTGGTTAGCCAGTTGCCTCAGTTATTCATAACTCGATGGTCTCCTCTCCTTCTGAACTGATTTAAATGAACTGGTGAAATAAAAAGCACAAGGCTTCTGTTCCACTGCTTTCACTTGCCTTGTGTTTACAGATCAGTGcaaatgaaggagaggaggccatTTGAGACTACTTAGATACAGCCAGACTCTGTCCAGTGGTCTTCAATCAGaacagatgaaggagaggaggccatTTGAGACTACTTAGATACAGCCAGACTCTGTCCAGTGGTCTTCAATCAGaacagatgaaggagaggaggccatTTGAGACTACTGAGATACAGCCATACTCTGTCCAGTGGTCTTCAATCAGaacagatgaaggagaggaggccatTTGAGAGTACTGAGATACAGCCATACTCTGTCCAGTGGTCTTCAATCAGaacagatgaaggagaggaggccatTTGAGACTACTGAGATACAGCCATACTCTGTCCAGTGGTCTTCAATCAGaacagatgaaggagaggaggccatTTGAGACTACTGAGATACAGCCATACTCTGTCCAGTTGAGATACAGAAGGACCCACGGTGTCATGTGTATGTCTATTAGCGTGTAGTTGAGGGCGGGATTTAGCCGTGATGAGTACCTCTGAGGCCAACACCTGTAGGTCCTTGTCTGCGTCCATCTCAGTGAAGAGGTCAGCTGATACCTCCTCGTTCCAGATGAACATGTACCCGTCAGGAAGGCCCGCCTCCATCTCGATCATCTCGATGTCGAAGACCAGGACAGCACTGGCCGGCACCTCACCATCTAATACATACACATAGACATTGGGTTAATaactgctagtgtgtgtgtgtgtatgtgtgtgtgtgtgtgtgtgtgtgtgtatgtgtgtatgtgtgtgtgtgtatgtttgtatgtgtgtgtgtgtgtgtgtgtgtgtgtgtctgtgtatgtgtgtatgtgtgtgtgtgtatgtgtgtatgtgtgtgtgtgtatgtgtgtgtgtgtgtctgtgtatgtgtgtgtgtgtgtgtgtgtgtatgtgtgtatgtgtgtgtgtgtgtgtgtatgtgtgtatgtgtgtgtgtgtgtgtgtatatgtgtgtatgtgtgtgtgtgtgtgtgtctgtgtatgtgtgtatgtgtgtgtgtgtatgtgtgtgtgtgtgtgtatgtgtgaatgtgtgtgtgtgtgtgtgtatgtgtgtatgtgtgtgtgtgtgtatatgtgtgtatgtgtgtgtgtgtgtgtgtgtgtgtgtgtgtgtgtgtgtgtgtgtgtgtgtgtgtgtctgtgtgtatgtgtgtgtgtgtgtgtgtatgtgtgtatgtgtgtgtgtgtgtgtgtatatgtgtgtatgtgtgtgtgtgtgtgtgtctgtgtatgtgtgtatgtgtgtgtgtgtatgtgtgtgtgtgtgtgtatgtgtgaatgtgtgtgtgtgtgtgtgtatgtgtgtatgtgtgtgtgtgtgtatatgtgtgtatgtgtgtgtgtgtgtgtgtgtgtgtgtgtgtgtgtgtgtgtgtgtgtgtctgtgtatgtgtgtatgtgtgtgtgtgtatgtgtgtgtgtgtgtgtatgtgtgtatgtgtgtgtgtgtgtgtgtgtgtgtgtgtgtgtgtgtgtgtgtgtgtgtgtgtgtgtgtgtgtgtgtgtgtgtgtgtgtgtgtgtgtgtaactcacccactcccctctctccgtaGCCCAGGTGAGGAGGTATGACCAGGTGTCTTCTCTCTCCAACACACATCTCCTTCAGCCCTTCCTCCATCCCAGGAACCACCTGGTTGGCTCCCAGCACAATGTTATATGTCTTCCCATAGTTATAcctggagagagaaagattgttagaagagtgtgtgtgtgtgtgtgtgtgtgtgcgtgtgcgtgtgcgtgtgtgtgtgtgtgagactgtatatatgtgtgtatgtgggggagtgtgggtgtgtgtgtatatatgtgtgtgtatttgtgtgtgtgtgtgtgtgtgtgtgtgtgtgtgtgtgtgtgtgtgtgtgtgtgtgtgtgtgtgtgtgtgtgtgtgtgtgtgtgtgagactgtatatatgtgtgtgtgggggggagtgtgagtgtgggtgtgtgtgtatatgtgtgtgtatttgtgtgtgtgtgcgcgtgtgtgtgtgtgcgtgcgtgcatgtgtgtgtgtatttgtgtatatgtatgtgtgtgtatttgtgtatgtgtgtgtgcgtgcgtgtatgtgtatgtgtgtgtgcatgcagtcggaagtctacatacacctcagccaaatgcatttcaactcagtttcacaattcctgacattaaatcctagcaacaattccatgtcttaggtcagttaggatcaccactattttaagaatgagaaatgtcagagtaatagtagagagaatgatttatttcagcttttatttctttcatcacattcccagtgggtcagaagttcacatacactcaattagtgtttggtagcattgcatttaaattgtttaacttgggtcaaacgtttctggtagccttccacaagcttcccacaataagttgggtgaatttcggcccattcctcctgacagagctggtgtaactgagtcaggtttgtaggcctccttgctcgtacaggctttttcagttctgcccacaaattttctataggattgaggtcagggctttgtgatggccactccaacactttgacttggttgtccttaagccattttgccacaactttggaagtatgcttggggtcattgtccatttggaagacccatttgcaaccaagctttaacttcctgactgatgtctaaagatgttgcttcaatatatacacatcattttcctacctcatgatgcaatctattttgtgaagtgcaccagttcctcctgcagcaaagcgccctcacaacatgatgctgccacccccgtgcttcatggttgggatggtgttcttcggcctgcaagcctccccttttcctccaaacataacgatggtcattatggccaaacagttctatttttgtttcatcagaccagaggacatttctccaaaaagtatgatctttgtccccatgtgcagttgcaaaccgtagtctggcttttttatggcggttttggagcagtggcttctcccttgctgagcggcctttcaggttatgtcgatataggactcgttctactgtggatatagatacttttctacctgtttcctccagcctcttcacaaggtcctttgctgttgttctgggattgatttgcacttttcgcaccaaagtatgttcatctctaggagacagaacgcgtctccttcctgagtggtatgacaactacgtggtcccatggtgtttatacttgcgtactattgtttgtacagatgaacttggtaccttcaggtgtttggaaatggcTCCAAAATTTTTTACCagacttgtgcaggtctacaattttcttggctgatatcttttgattttcccatgatgtcaagcaaagaggcactgagtttgaaggtaggccttgaaatacatctacagatacacctccaattgactcaaatgatgtcaattagcctatcaaaagcttctaaagccatgacatcactttctggaattttccaagctgtataaaggcacagtcaacttagtgtatgtacatttctgacccactggaattgtgacacagtgaatttataagtgaaataatctgtctgtaaacaattgttggaaaaatgacttgtgtcatgcacaaagtagatgtcgtaaccgacttgccaaaactatagtttgttaacaagaaatttgtggagtggttgaaaaacgaggtttaatgactccaacctaagtgtatgtaaacttgcaacttcaactgtgtgtgtgtatgtgtgtctgtatgtgtgtgtgtgtgtgcatgtttgtgtgtgtgtatgtgtgtgcttgtgtgcgtgcgtgtgtgtgtgtgtgtgtgtgcgtgcgtgtttgtgtgtgtgtgtgtgtgtatgtgtgtgtatgtgtgtctgtatgtgtaggtgtgtatgtgtgtgtgtgtgtgtgtatgtgtgtgcgtgcgtgcgtgtgtgtgcatgcgtgtttgtgtgtgtgcgtgcgtgtttgtgtgtgtatgtgtgtccgtgtttgtgtgtatgtgtgtgtgtgtatgtgtgtgtatgtgtgtctgtatgtgtaggtgtgtatgtgtgtgtgtgtgtgtgtgtgtatgtgtgtgtgtgtgtatgtgtgtccgtgtgtgcgtgtttgtgtgtgtatgtgtgtgcgtgtgtgtgtgtgtgtgcgtgtgtgtatgtgtgtccgtgtgtgtgtatgtgtgtgtgtgcgtgcgtgcttgtttgtgtgtgtgcgtgtttgtgtgtgtgtgtatgtgtgtgcgtgtttgtgtgtatgtgtgtgtgtgtgtgtgtgtgtgtgtgtgtgtgtgtgtgtgtgtgtgtgtgtgtgtggtgtgtgtgtgtgtgtgtgtgtgtgtgtgtgtgtgtgttttcatcttTCTACTCACGTGGAGTCGATGAAGGATCCATCCATTAGTGAAGCGTTGTAGTGGTATTTAACAAAGTCTCCTTTCTTAGCCAGCGTCTCACACACCTCTGGTTTATAGTTGGTGGTGATCACCACTGTGTCTGATGGGTTGTGGAGTCTATGATATGGATATCAAACACCAAGACAGCAGAACCTGGGATCTTAgtacctggagggagagaggggaggggaggggaggggagtaagggcagggggagtagaggagacaagagagatgagagacaaggggaaaggtgaggggagagaggagagaaaggtgaggggagagaggagaggagatgagagggagggagggagggagggagggagggagggagggagggaggagggagggagggagggaggagggagggagggagggagggaNNNNNNNNNNNNNNNNNNNNNNNNNNNNNNNNNNNNNNNNNNNNNNNNNNNNNNNNNNNNNNNNNNNNNNNNNNNNNNNNNNNNNNNNNNNNNNNNNNNNCGTTAgtagtgtgtgttagtagtgtgtagtgtgtgttagtagtgtgtgttagtgtgtggttTAGTAGTGTGGttagtagtgtgtagtggtgtgttagtATGGTGTGTTAGTAAGTGTGTAGTGTGTTAGTATTGTGTGTTAGTAGttgtgtgttagtagtgtgtgttagtagtgtgtatgtgttttgtattgtgtggttagtattgtgtgtagtagtgtgtgttagtagtgtgtgttagtagtgtgtgtgtgtagtagttgTAATATGTGTTAGTAGTGGGTGTTAgtagtgtgtgttagtagtgtgtgttagtagtgtgtgttagtatgtgtagtgtgtgtgtagtagtgtgtgttagtagtgtgtagtgtgtggttagtatgtgtagtgtgtgtttagtatgtgtagtggtgtgttagtagtgtgtagtgtgtgttagtagtggtgtagtgtgtgttagtagtgtgtagtgtgtgtagtgtgggtagtagtgtgtagtgtgtgttagcagtgtgtagtgtgtgttagtagtgtgtagtgtgtgttagtagtgtgtagtgtgtgttagtagtgtgtgttagtagtgtgtagtgtgtgttagtagtgtgtagtgtgtgttagtagtgtgtagtgtgtgttagtagtgtgtagtgtgtgttagtagtgtgtagtgtgtgttagtagtgTGCGTTAGTAGTGTGCGTTAgtagtgtgtgttagtagtgtgtagtgtgtgttagtagtgtgtagtgtgtgttagtagtgtgtgttagtagtgtgtagtgtgtgttagtattgtgtgttgtagtgtaggtGTTAGAttgtgtgttagtagtgtgtgttagtagtgtgtgttagtagtgtgtagtgtgtgttagtattGTGTGTTAGTAttgtgtgttagtagtgtgtgttagtagtgtgtgttagtagtgtgtgttagtagtgTTGTAATATGTGTTAGTAGTGGGTGTTAGTAGTGTGGTGTTAgtagtgtgtgttagtagtgtgtgttagtagtgtgtagtgtgtgttagtagtgtgtgttagtagtgtgtagtggtgttagtagtgtgtagtgtgtgtagtagtgttgtGTTAGTATTGTGTAGTGTGTCTCACCTGGAGTCGAACAGTGTTCCGGTCCAGCAGGTTCCGTTGTAGTGGTATCGTACGTAGTCTGACACCTCTACCTTCCTAGAGCAGTTCTCAGGGGTGTAGTACGTCTCACTCTGAACCCCGTCGTCAGCGTTCCACACATCCAACAACAGAACGTCAAAATTGAGGATTGCGTCTGAAGGGATGACATCACCTGGATTAAGGAGAATGACAGAGTTAcacttgatctctctctcaccttctctcatcctgtctctctcatcccctctctctcaccttctcttctctcatccctctctcatcccctctctccccttctctcctctcatcccccctctctctcaccttctcttctctcatcccctctctctcaccttctcttctctcatcccctctct encodes the following:
- the LOC109879617 gene encoding LOW QUALITY PROTEIN: peptidyl-prolyl cis-trans isomerase FKBP9 (The sequence of the model RefSeq protein was modified relative to this genomic sequence to represent the inferred CDS: inserted 1 base in 1 codon), with amino-acid sequence MKMNQRMHGMIYLAVLVAFAACDAPPVPLDDIVIEKTFVPEQCGRAVKVGDYVRYHYNGMFPDGKKFDSSYDRGSTYNVYVGKKQLIEGMDRALVGMCVNERRLVTIPPQLAYGKEGYGDVIPSDAILNFDVLLLDVWNADDGVQSETYYTPENCSRKVEVSDYVRYHYNGTCWTGTLFDSRCTKIPGSAVLVFDIHIIDXHNPSDTVVITTNYKPEVCETLAKKGDFVKYHYNASLMDGSFIDSTYNYGKTYNIVLGANQVVPGMEEGLKEMCVGERRHLVIPPHLGYGERGVDGEVPASAVLVFDIEMIEMEAGLPDGYMFIWNEEVSADLFTEMDADKDLQVLASEFSDYILRQVNEGKGRLAPGFNANLIIENMFSNQDRNGDGKITEEEFKLKADETPHDEL